A genomic region of Micropterus dolomieu isolate WLL.071019.BEF.003 ecotype Adirondacks linkage group LG11, ASM2129224v1, whole genome shotgun sequence contains the following coding sequences:
- the ccr6b gene encoding C-C chemokine receptor type 6 → MESVTSNYYYSTEDYPVEENDTDEELCILDANPVDVITQTYIHSIICAFGLTGNALVIVTYIFYKRTKTMTDVYLFNVAVADLIFVVALPFIIYNEQHGWLMGAVACKMLRSAYSINLYSGMALLACVSADRYVAIVQARRSFGARSRTLIYSRLICSVVWVVAVALTLPTLIYSDCFEEETLGAETVTVMCELSFRKNETAKVMKVLVPSLQMAIGFLLPLLVMVFCYSSIVRTLLRAHSSQRHKAIRVVFAVVVVFIMCHLPYNVALLNHTLSLFKQRSCEAEKIKLQVLAISRSIAYLHCCLNPLLYAFIGVKFRSHFQQILLDLWCFSKKYIYSAHTSRGTSEICISDRVSPHGPKSSSFSA, encoded by the coding sequence ATGGAGTCGGTGACTTCAAACTATTATTACAGTACAGAAGATTACCCAGTTGAAGAAAATGACACAGATGAAGAGCTTTGCATCCTCGACGCTAACCCCGTGGATGTCATCACCCAAACTTACATCCATTCCATCATCTGTGCCTTTGGCCTGACTGGCAACGCTCTTGTAATCGTCACCTACATATTCTACAAAAGAACCAAGACGATGACAGATGTCTATCTCTTTAATGTGGCTGTGGCAGACCTGATCTTTGTGGTAGCTCTGCCATTTATCATATACAACGAGCAGCACGGTTGGTTAATGGGTGCTGTGGCTTGCAAAATGCTGAGGTCCGCCTATAGTATCAATCTCTACAGTGGCATGGCCCTGCTTGCGTGCGTCAGTGCCGACCGTTATGTAGCTATAGTTCAAGCTAGAAGATCCTTCGGTGCTCGATCACGCACTCTGATCTACAGCCGCCTCATCTGCTCAGTTGTTTGGGTAGTTGCAGTGGCTTTAACTCTGCCCACTCTCATCTACTCTGATTGCTTTGAAGAGGAAACTCTGGGGGCTGAGACTGTCACTGTGATGTGTGAGCTGTCATTCAGGAAGAACGAAACTGCAAAGGTAATGAAGGTGCTGGTTCCCAGCCTTCAAATGGCCATTGGTTTCCTGCTGCCTCTGTTGGTGATGGTGTTCTGCTACTCCAGCATCGTGCGCACTTTGCTGAGAGCACACAGCAGCCAGAGGCACAAGGCCATCCGTGTGGTTTTCGCAGTTGTTGTGGTTTTCATCATGTGCCACCTCCCCTACAACGTGGCTCTGCTGAACCACactctgtctctttttaagCAGAGGAGCTGTGAGGCTGAAAAGATTAAACTTCAAGTTCTGGCCATTTCCAGGAGCATAGCCTACCTCCACTGCTGTCTTAATCCCCTCCTCTATGCCTTCATTGGTGTGAAGTTCAGGAGCCACTTCCAGCAAATACTTTTGGACCTCTGGTGTTTTAGCAAAAAGTACATCTACAGTGCTCACACTTCACGCGGGACATCTGAAATTTGCATTTCAGACCGCGTGTCTCCACATGGCCCCAAATCATCATCTTTCAGTGCATGA